ATTGGTTCAATGGGAGCGGCGACGCATCAGTTGGATCTTCCTATCTATATTGATGCTGGAAAAACAAAAACTGTTGATTTCTTGTTCAATGGGTTAGAGATGAATATCGAAGGCTACCGTGGTGGTAGTGAGCTTGATTTAAAAAATATTGTTGAATTTCAGTTTTATTCTGTAGGGCCAACGGGCAAGCAAGAGGTGATTGTTCACGCTATCGATTATATTGACAGAACGGGTGATTTTGTTGTTTCTGAGGCAAGAACAGATGTTGTAAAAGAAACCTCCATTGCAACCGTATTGAGTTTAACCGATTTTGAAAATTCAGCAGATGATCTGGTTGAATTATCCCTTGGTACAACTGTTACAGAGGTAACGGATGGTGGTGATCATGCGGTTCAAGTTGCATACGGTATTGAAGAATCCTACCCAACGATCAAGTTTTCTCCTGGTGTTGGCAAAGTATGGGATTGGTCAAAATATGGGGATGTCGCTTTTGCATTTGATGCTAAAAATATAGGCGATAAAGGTGCGCAAGTATTTTTACGTGTAGATGATGATGCTGATGAAAAATTAGGTGGCAAGGCGACGGGTGTTGTGCACAGTCGTACCGGTTATGTGCAACTACCTCCTAACTCTTCAGATACCTACTATTTCACCTTGAAAGATGTTGCTGAAGCGATGAACTCAGGTATGCGTGGTGAGCCACCTAAGAAAGAGTTTAGTGCTACACAGGTGGTATTTGGTTGGGGTGAAAGCGGCCTTGATATCTCTAATATCAGTAGTATACAGCTGTATATGATGAACCCGCAAAATGAAGCAACTATTGTTTATGATAATCTACGCTTGATTCCTAATTTAAGTAATGACACTGCACGTTATGTAGGGTTAATTGATCAATTTGGTCAGTATATTGATGAAACATGGCCTACAAAAGTAACCTCAGAAGCACAGTTAGTAGAGCAGGGTAAAACGGCTCTCAAACTGATTGATTCTGCGAAACCGCTCAGTGACCGTTCACGCTTTGGTGGTTGGGCTAAAGGTCCGAAATTAAAGGGAACAGGCTATTTCCGCACTGAAAAAGTTGGCGATAAATGGTCAATCGTTGATCCCGAGGGTTACCTCTATTTTGCGACAGGTCTTGATAATATCCGTATGGATGATCTGTACACAACAACGGGGATGGGGCTAGCCAGTATTGCTGAAGTTTCAACGGATAACTTACGCCCGAGTGAAGTTTCAGATCAACCTTATAACGAAAATACCGAGCCGCGTACTGAGCTTTCTCCATTACGTCATGGTATGTTTACATGGTTGCCTGATTATGATGCTCCACTAGCGCAAAATTATAATTACACTGAGATGATTCATACTGGGCCACTTGATCATGGTGAAATATTTAGTTTCTATGGCGCTAATTTAATGCGTAAATATGAGACAGATGATCGTGCTAAAGCATTGGATATTTGGCAGGACAGTACCCTTGCTCGTATGACTGATTGGGGCTTTACATCATTAGGTAACTGGTCGGATCCAAGTTTTTACGGTAATGGTAAAATTCCTTACACTGCACATGGTTGGATTATTGGTAACCATAAGCGTATTGATACTGGTAATGATTATTGGGGACCAATGCATGATCCCTTTGATGCAAACTTCCGCCAGTCTGTCGCAACAATGGCTAAGAAAGTATCAGGAGAGGTGAAAAATGACCCATTCTGTATCGGTTACTTTGTTGATAATGAGCTGAGCTGGGGTAACACCGTCTTTGATGCAAACCATTTTGCTTTAGCTTTGTCTGGCTTGCGTGGATCGGCTGCTGATAGTCCAACTAAAGCTGCATTTGATAAATTCTTAAAAGGTAAATATGGCTCTATCGCTAAGCTAAATAGTGCTTGGGGAACCGATATTGCTTCTTGGGAAACATTTGCTAAGGGCTTTAACTACCAAGGAGAGTTCACTGAAAACGTTAAAGCGGATTTAAGTGATCTGCTGTACCTATTTGCTGATCAATACTTCAAAGTTGTAAGTATTGAGATGGAAAAAGTGATGCCGAATCATATGAACCTTGGTTCACGATTCTCAGATTGGGGTATTACGCCTGAAGCGGCAAAAGCGGCGGCAAAATATGTTGATGTGATGAGCTACAACTTATATGCAACGGATCTTGAGTCAAAAGGGGATTGGAGTCGTTTACCTGAATTAGATAAGCCAAGTATCATCGGTGAATTCCACTTTGGTTCACTTGATTCTGGTATGTTCCATCCAGGTTTGTTAAGTGTGGATAGCCAAGCAGATCGTGGTAAAGCTTACGCTAAATATATGCAGAGTATTATTGATAACCCATACTTCGTTGGTGCGCATTGGTTCCAATATGTTGATTCGCCAGTAACAGGGCGTGCTTGGGATGGGGAAAACTACAATGTCGGTTTTGTCAGCATTACAGATACGCCTTATTTGCCACTCATTAATGCAGCGAAAGAGGTTAATGTCTCGCTTTATGAAAGACGTTACGGTGATGTAAAATAGTCTAATGATAAGTTGACAACTGCTTTTATATAAAGGCATAAACGTCATATGAAGCACTACACGCGAAAGCGTTTAGTGCTTTTTTTGTAGGTAAATAAAAGCGACAAGAATTTTCTTATGCGCAATGGTATTACATAGACTCTAATAATATTCATTAAAAAGTGTGTCCCCTCTCTATTTTATGCAATAACAACGATTTACTTTAAGTTACATAGGAATAAAATATTCATATAAGAATGTGTTATTTCTATATGAATCTATTTTGATGTTTAAGTGAGGGTGGTATGACAAGAAAAACAGTTGATCTAAGTGGTTGCCGTTGGCAGATGGAGCGCATGCGCCCAGGCCAAGGTGAAAAAGAGGGGTTACACCTACTGCCAGCCGAGTACCAAGGTACTCACTTTAGCTGGAACTTCGGCAGCGTGCCGGGTGATGTCTACACAGATTTACACCGCGCGAACGAAATTGCGGATCCCCTGTTTGGTCGTAATATGCACCGTGCTAAATGGGCGGCAGAATATGAGTTCTGGTACTGTCACCGTTTTGAAGTACCTGCAGAGATGAAAGGCAAAAAAATTCGCCTTATCTTTGAAGGTGTTGATTACAGCTGTGACGTTTGGTTAAACGGCACGCATTTAGGGCGTCATGAAGGGATGTTCTCAGCGTTTGAATTTGATATTACTGACATTGCGAGCTGGGCAGACTGGCGCGGTGGCTCCAACATGTTGATGGTGAAATTAGATCCGCCACCTAAAAACTACCGTAACTGTGGCGGTACAAAAGTTAATTTCTCTGGTGATTACTTCTCAGGTCTTGTGCCATTTGGTATTTGGCGTCCAGTGCGCATCGAAGCAACAGAGCAGGTTCGCATCGATAGCATTCGCACCGATGTAACGGTTGAGCGTTTACAAAACCAAGATAATGCACAAGTTGCATTAACGGTAGATATGGTAAGCCATAGCGATAGCACACAAAAAGTTACACTGGCTGGTGTTTTACAGGGTAAAAACCGTGCAACAGCCGCTGTGCACTTTGAAGTGGAAGTTAACGTGCCAGCAGGTGAGAGCCAAATTAGCACCACTATCAATGTTGAAGATGCTGCACTTTGGTGGCCGTGGGATATGGGCGCACAAAATCTCTATACCCTTGACCTTGAAGTAAAACAGGGTGATGCCATTTTAGATAACATGCAGGAGGTGATCGGCCTTCGTGAAGTCACAATGGACTTCAACCCAGGTTATGATAATGAATTCCCATGGACATTTATCATCAATGGCAACAAGCACTTCTTACGTTCTGCTTGTTGGGGTGGCCAACCTT
This window of the Psychromonas sp. MME1 genome carries:
- a CDS encoding beta-galactosidase, translating into MYLKKNAIVLAMISATLIVGCSINTDNGKEPSNAAQTAETDMTSAAVDIVLSEAAFLAKTENTHTSYEVVGEALKITFDEITEAEKNSKWPNMKFRPVAGSYDWNTKGGLKLKLENPGNEQVRIEMKVVDAIGSMGAATHQLDLPIYIDAGKTKTVDFLFNGLEMNIEGYRGGSELDLKNIVEFQFYSVGPTGKQEVIVHAIDYIDRTGDFVVSEARTDVVKETSIATVLSLTDFENSADDLVELSLGTTVTEVTDGGDHAVQVAYGIEESYPTIKFSPGVGKVWDWSKYGDVAFAFDAKNIGDKGAQVFLRVDDDADEKLGGKATGVVHSRTGYVQLPPNSSDTYYFTLKDVAEAMNSGMRGEPPKKEFSATQVVFGWGESGLDISNISSIQLYMMNPQNEATIVYDNLRLIPNLSNDTARYVGLIDQFGQYIDETWPTKVTSEAQLVEQGKTALKLIDSAKPLSDRSRFGGWAKGPKLKGTGYFRTEKVGDKWSIVDPEGYLYFATGLDNIRMDDLYTTTGMGLASIAEVSTDNLRPSEVSDQPYNENTEPRTELSPLRHGMFTWLPDYDAPLAQNYNYTEMIHTGPLDHGEIFSFYGANLMRKYETDDRAKALDIWQDSTLARMTDWGFTSLGNWSDPSFYGNGKIPYTAHGWIIGNHKRIDTGNDYWGPMHDPFDANFRQSVATMAKKVSGEVKNDPFCIGYFVDNELSWGNTVFDANHFALALSGLRGSAADSPTKAAFDKFLKGKYGSIAKLNSAWGTDIASWETFAKGFNYQGEFTENVKADLSDLLYLFADQYFKVVSIEMEKVMPNHMNLGSRFSDWGITPEAAKAAAKYVDVMSYNLYATDLESKGDWSRLPELDKPSIIGEFHFGSLDSGMFHPGLLSVDSQADRGKAYAKYMQSIIDNPYFVGAHWFQYVDSPVTGRAWDGENYNVGFVSITDTPYLPLINAAKEVNVSLYERRYGDVK